The sequence TCGACGAGTTGGGCGTAGCCGCGGTCGTGGGTGTGGGGGAAGTCGGAGCCCCAGACCAGGTGATCCGTACCGAAGCAGCGGCCCAGCTCGGAGAGGAGGGCGCCGGGGACGCCGGCCTCGCGAAGGGC is a genomic window of Streptomyces sp. NBC_00078 containing:
- a CDS encoding amidohydrolase family protein, with translation ALREAGVPGALLSELGRCFGTDHLVWGSDFPHTHDRGYAQLVDYARDVARVFPDDGAADYLGRTAARLWCPSDVIPAGR